A part of Vanessa tameamea isolate UH-Manoa-2023 chromosome 20, ilVanTame1 primary haplotype, whole genome shotgun sequence genomic DNA contains:
- the LOC113403738 gene encoding ATP synthase subunit b, mitochondrial: MFSRLALRSVAARQSTPTALVARGSATEVSGLRDEKNFPRPVRGEPGKVRLGFIPEEWFQFFHAKTGVTGPYTFGVGLATYLFSKEIYVMEHEYYTGLSIFVMIYYASTKFGPKLAEFLDKEVDNVETNWNAGRLSTIKSLEDSIAGEKEAQWRAQGQELLIEAKKENVLLQLEAAYRERALTAYQEVKRRLDFQLEKTLLERRIAQKNMVDWIVANVTKAITPDQEKQAMDRCIADLAALAKN; encoded by the exons atgttttcacgcTTAGCTTTGCGTTCAG TCGCGGCCCGTCAGTCCACTCCAACAGCACTTGTCGCTCGTGGCTCGGCCACCGAGGTCAGTGGTCTACGGGATGAGAAGAATTTCCCCCGGCCTGTAAGAGGCGAGCCCGGTAAAGTGCGACTTGGCTTCATTCCAGAAGAAtg GTTCCAATTCTTCCATGCAAAGACTGGTGTGACCGGTCCCTACACATTTGGCGTTGGTCTCGCCACATACCTGTTCAGCAAGGAAATATATGTCATGGAACATGAGTACTATACCGGTCTCTCCATCTTCGTGATGATCTATTATGCTAGCACCAAGTTCGGACCCAAACTTGCTGAATTTCTCGACAAGGAAGTTGAC AACGTAGAAACCAACTGGAACGCGGGTCGCCTAAGTACAATCAAGTCCCTTGAAGATTCCATCGCCGGAGAGAAGGAGGCTCAGTGGAGGGCTCAGGGACAGGAGCTGCTCATCGAAGCCAAGAAGGAGAATGTTCTGCTGCAGCTCGAGGCCGCGTACAGGGAACGTGCGCTGACCGCGTACCAGGAG GTCAAGCGTCGCTTGGACTTCCAACTGGAGAAGACCCTCCTGGAGCGCCGTATCGCTCAAAAGAACATGGTCGACTGGATCGTAGCCAACGTGACCAAGGCCATCACACCGGACCAGGAGAAGCAGGCCATGGACCGCTGCATCGCAGACCTGGCGGCGCTCGCGAAGaactaa